The genomic interval TTCCTGCAGGGTCAGGGGCGGTTCCCTGCCCTCATGATGGTGGCCTCCGCCCAGGGCCTTACGGCGGTGACGGCCGCTGCTACACTCTGGGTCGTGGGAAGGCTCACTGTCGGCCGGGCGGCGGGGGCGTGGGTGGCCTCCTTCGCTCTGGCCGATGTCCTGGCCCTTATGGTGCTTTCGCCCCACAGGTGGCGGTGGGCGGGGGCCCTGCGTATGGTGAGGGCGGCTTTCCGGGATCAGGTGCGCTACGGTCTGCAGAGCCAGCTGGGCAACCTGGCGCAGTTCCTCAACTATCGGCTGGACCATTACCTGGTGGCGGCCTTCGCTGGGAGGGGGGCGGTGGGACAATATACGGTGGCCGTGGGCCTCAGCGAGAGCCTATGGTGGATATCCTCAGCGGTAGTGACGGTGCTGGCTCCCAGGCTCAGTGGCATGAAAAAGGAAGAGGCGGCCGACCTGGCCCTCGCCGCCGGCCGCAACACCCTTCTGGTCATGGGGGCCGCCTCCGTGGGGCTGGCCCTAGCCTCTCCTCTTGTCATCAGGGTGGTGTTCGGCGAGGAGTTCCTGGGGGCGGTGAGGGCAGTGGTGATCCTGTTGCCGGGAACGTTGGCCAACGGCGTGGCCATGGTGGTGGGGAGCTACCTGTTCAGCCAGGGAAAGGCCATCCTTAATACCTACTCCATCCTGACTGCCTTGGCGGTCACCGTGGCTCTGGACCTGGCCCTTATACCCCCGCTGCAAGTGGAAGGGGCGGCCTTGGCCTCTACCCTTGCCTACAGCTCAGGGTTGGCCTTGTCTCTCCTCTGGTTCGGCACCGTCTCAGGGAGGCCGGGGTGGCGCATCCTGGCGCCGCGGCGCAGTGACCTAAGGCTATATGTTGAGATATGGCGAGGAGTGTGGCGTCGCGTCTTGGCGCGAGCCCAGACGGACGAGCCATGGAGATAGGGCGCTTCGAGGGATGTCTTGTGGGGCTGGCGGTGGGCGATGCCCTGGGCATGCCCGTCGAAGGCATGTCGCCCCAGGAGATCGCGGCCCGCTTCGGGCGCATCACCGACATGGCCGCGGGATGGCTGCCAGCGGGCTCCACCACTGATGACACCGCCCAGGCCCTTATTCTGGCGGAAAGCCTGGCGGAGAGGGGCCACTTCGACCCCGAGGATGTCATGGCACGTCTGGTAACTTGGTATCGCCGCGGCCCAGTGGGCATAGGCGGTCATACCAGGCGCGTCCTCTCCCTGGTGGCCTCTGGTCGCCCGTGGCGGGAAGTAGTGGAGGAGGTGGAGCGGCAGGAGGCGCCTTACACCGTGGGCAACGGCTCCCTTATGCGGTGTGCTCCCATCGCCCTCCGCTACTGCCGGGACATAACCAT from Dehalococcoidia bacterium carries:
- a CDS encoding oligosaccharide flippase family protein; translation: MAKGRGLLAHINVMFVSQVVGYGLAFALRVILAQALGDVGLGTYSLFYTSVLVAGGAMSLGVGWANVYYLNKGAYSLSTLLAASALLWAGVVAAAALGTTAYAWARGAEAFVAGKAYWLYAPAVPVLTGYLLLSSFLQGQGRFPALMMVASAQGLTAVTAAATLWVVGRLTVGRAAGAWVASFALADVLALMVLSPHRWRWAGALRMVRAAFRDQVRYGLQSQLGNLAQFLNYRLDHYLVAAFAGRGAVGQYTVAVGLSESLWWISSAVVTVLAPRLSGMKKEEAADLALAAGRNTLLVMGAASVGLALASPLVIRVVFGEEFLGAVRAVVILLPGTLANGVAMVVGSYLFSQGKAILNTYSILTALAVTVALDLALIPPLQVEGAALASTLAYSSGLALSLLWFGTVSGRPGWRILAPRRSDLRLYVEIWRGVWRRVLARAQTDEPWR